The Phacochoerus africanus isolate WHEZ1 chromosome 15, ROS_Pafr_v1, whole genome shotgun sequence genome has a segment encoding these proteins:
- the ANXA7 gene encoding annexin A7 isoform X2: protein MSYPGYTPTGYPPFPGYPPAGQESSFPPPGQYPYPSGFPPMGGGAYPPAPSSGYPGAGGYPAPGGYPAPGGYPGAPQPGGAPSYPGGQGFGAPPGGAGFSGYPQPPSQSYGGGPAQVPVPGGFPGGPMPSQYPGGQTPYPSQLATVTQGTIRPAANFDAMRDAEILRKAMKGFGTDEQAIIDIVANRSNDQRQKIKAAFKTMYGKDLIKDLKSELSGNMEELILALFMPSTYYDAWSLRNAMKGAGTQERVLIEILCTRTNQEIREIVRCYQSEFGRDLEKDIRSDTSGHFERLLVSMCQGNRDENQNVNPQMAQEDAQRLYQAGEGRLGTDESCFNMILATRSFPQLKATMEAYSRMANRDLLSSVGREFSGNVESGLKTILQCALNCPAFFAERLYYSMKGAGTDDSTLVRIVVTRSEIDLVQIKQMFSQMYQKTLGTMIASDTSGDYRRLLLAIVGQ, encoded by the exons ATGTCATACCCAGGCTATACCCCCACAGGCTACCCACCTTTCCCTGGATATCCT CCTGCAGGTCAGGAGTCATCTTTTCCCCCTCCTGGTCAGTATCCTTATCCTAGTGGTTTTCCTCCAATGGGAGGAGGTGCCTACCCACCAGCACCAAGTAGTGGCTACCCAGGAGCTGGAGGCTACCCTGCCCCTGGAGGTTATCCAGCCCCTGGAGGCTATCCTGGTGCCCCACAGCCAGGGGGAGCTCCTTCCTATCCTGGAG gTCAAGGATTTGGAGCTCCACCAGGTGGAGCAGGCTTTTCTGGCTATCCACAGCCACCCTCACAGTCTTATGGTGGTGGCCCAGCACAGGTCCCAGTACCTG GTGGTTTTCCTGGAGGACCAATGCCTTCTCAGTATCCTGGAGGACAAACTCCTTACCCTagtcag CTTGCCACAGTGACTCAAGGGACCATCCGACCGGCTGCCAACTTCGATGCCATGAGAGATGCAGAAATTCTTCGTAAAGCAATGAAGGGTTTTG GGACAGACGAGCAGGCAATTATAGACATTGTGGCCAACCGTTCCAATGatcaaaggcaaaaaattaaagcagCTTTTAAGACCATGTATGGCAag GATTTAATCAAAGATCTTAAATCAGAGTTAAGTGGAAATATGGAAGAACTGATCCTTGCCCTGTTCATGCCATCTACATATTATGATGCCTGGAGTTTACGGAATGCAATGAAG GGAGCAGGAACTCAGGAACGTGTATTAATTGAAATTTTGTGCACAAGAACAAATCAGGAAATCCGAGAAATTGTCCGATGTTATCAATCAGAATTTGGACGAGATCTTGAAAAGGACATTAGGTCAGATACATCAGGGCATTTTGAACGTTTACTTGTATCCATGTGCCAG GGAAATCGTGACGAGAACCAGAATGTTAACCCCCAGATGGCTCAGGAAGACGCTCAGCGTCTTTATCAAGCTGGCGAAGGGAGGTTAGGGACAGATGAATCTTGTTTTAACATGATTCTCGCCACAAGAAGCTTTCCTCAGCTGAAAGCTACCATGGAGGCTTATTCCAGG ATGGCTAATCGAGATCTGTTAAGCAGTGTTGGCCGTGAGTTTTCTGGAAATGTCGAAAGTGGCTTGAAGACCATCT TGCAGTGTGCCCTGAACTGCCCTGCCTTCTTTGCTGAGAGGCTCTACTATTCCATGAAAGGTGCCGGCACAGATGACTCCACCCTGGTCAGGATTGTGGTTACGCGGAGTGAG ATTGATCTTGTACAAATAAAACAGATGTTCAGTCAGATGTATCAGAAGACCCTGGGCACAATGATTGCAAGTGACACAAGTGGAGATTACCGAAGGCTTCTTCTGGCCATTGTGGGCCAgtag
- the ANXA7 gene encoding annexin A7 isoform X1, translated as MSYPGYTPTGYPPFPGYPPAGQESSFPPPGQYPYPSGFPPMGGGAYPPAPSSGYPGAGGYPAPGGYPAPGGYPGAPQPGGAPSYPGGQGFGAPPGGAGFSGYPQPPSQSYGGGPAQVPVPGGFPGGPMPSQYPGGQTPYPSQISTESFPSYPVFSPISLDYSSELATVTQGTIRPAANFDAMRDAEILRKAMKGFGTDEQAIIDIVANRSNDQRQKIKAAFKTMYGKDLIKDLKSELSGNMEELILALFMPSTYYDAWSLRNAMKGAGTQERVLIEILCTRTNQEIREIVRCYQSEFGRDLEKDIRSDTSGHFERLLVSMCQGNRDENQNVNPQMAQEDAQRLYQAGEGRLGTDESCFNMILATRSFPQLKATMEAYSRMANRDLLSSVGREFSGNVESGLKTILQCALNCPAFFAERLYYSMKGAGTDDSTLVRIVVTRSEIDLVQIKQMFSQMYQKTLGTMIASDTSGDYRRLLLAIVGQ; from the exons ATGTCATACCCAGGCTATACCCCCACAGGCTACCCACCTTTCCCTGGATATCCT CCTGCAGGTCAGGAGTCATCTTTTCCCCCTCCTGGTCAGTATCCTTATCCTAGTGGTTTTCCTCCAATGGGAGGAGGTGCCTACCCACCAGCACCAAGTAGTGGCTACCCAGGAGCTGGAGGCTACCCTGCCCCTGGAGGTTATCCAGCCCCTGGAGGCTATCCTGGTGCCCCACAGCCAGGGGGAGCTCCTTCCTATCCTGGAG gTCAAGGATTTGGAGCTCCACCAGGTGGAGCAGGCTTTTCTGGCTATCCACAGCCACCCTCACAGTCTTATGGTGGTGGCCCAGCACAGGTCCCAGTACCTG GTGGTTTTCCTGGAGGACCAATGCCTTCTCAGTATCCTGGAGGACAAACTCCTTACCCTagtcag ATCAGTACAGAATCCTTTCCCTCCTACCCTGTTTTCTCTCCTATTTCTTTGGATTATAGCAGTGAA CTTGCCACAGTGACTCAAGGGACCATCCGACCGGCTGCCAACTTCGATGCCATGAGAGATGCAGAAATTCTTCGTAAAGCAATGAAGGGTTTTG GGACAGACGAGCAGGCAATTATAGACATTGTGGCCAACCGTTCCAATGatcaaaggcaaaaaattaaagcagCTTTTAAGACCATGTATGGCAag GATTTAATCAAAGATCTTAAATCAGAGTTAAGTGGAAATATGGAAGAACTGATCCTTGCCCTGTTCATGCCATCTACATATTATGATGCCTGGAGTTTACGGAATGCAATGAAG GGAGCAGGAACTCAGGAACGTGTATTAATTGAAATTTTGTGCACAAGAACAAATCAGGAAATCCGAGAAATTGTCCGATGTTATCAATCAGAATTTGGACGAGATCTTGAAAAGGACATTAGGTCAGATACATCAGGGCATTTTGAACGTTTACTTGTATCCATGTGCCAG GGAAATCGTGACGAGAACCAGAATGTTAACCCCCAGATGGCTCAGGAAGACGCTCAGCGTCTTTATCAAGCTGGCGAAGGGAGGTTAGGGACAGATGAATCTTGTTTTAACATGATTCTCGCCACAAGAAGCTTTCCTCAGCTGAAAGCTACCATGGAGGCTTATTCCAGG ATGGCTAATCGAGATCTGTTAAGCAGTGTTGGCCGTGAGTTTTCTGGAAATGTCGAAAGTGGCTTGAAGACCATCT TGCAGTGTGCCCTGAACTGCCCTGCCTTCTTTGCTGAGAGGCTCTACTATTCCATGAAAGGTGCCGGCACAGATGACTCCACCCTGGTCAGGATTGTGGTTACGCGGAGTGAG ATTGATCTTGTACAAATAAAACAGATGTTCAGTCAGATGTATCAGAAGACCCTGGGCACAATGATTGCAAGTGACACAAGTGGAGATTACCGAAGGCTTCTTCTGGCCATTGTGGGCCAgtag